In one window of Frigoriglobus tundricola DNA:
- a CDS encoding glycosyltransferase family 2 protein, which translates to MSTPCPVLVVIVNYKTAAYTIQCLRTLEPEVRDLPGARVALVENCSGDGDVLARAIADNGWSEWVSLDVADRNGGFAYGNNRAIRPTLSAPDPPRYVLLLNSDTEVRAGAIRALVRFMDARPEVGIAGSSFENLDGTDWPFAFRFIRPLSELDRGLKFGPVSRLLKRYVPARLMDQTRPQQVDWVAGASMIIRHTVFEKIGLLDEDYFLYFEEVDFCLRAARQGIACWYVPESRIMHIAGQSSALTKRDARPPRTPAYWFASRRRYFRKNYGLAGAVVADLAFGFGHSLWRVRRAIFRKPDTDPPHSLTDHWRNSVFLNRNR; encoded by the coding sequence ATGTCGACCCCCTGCCCCGTTCTCGTAGTCATCGTCAACTACAAGACGGCAGCGTACACGATCCAGTGCCTGCGGACCCTGGAACCCGAGGTCCGAGACCTGCCCGGTGCGCGGGTCGCACTCGTTGAGAACTGCTCCGGCGACGGCGACGTGCTCGCCCGTGCCATTGCCGACAACGGGTGGTCCGAGTGGGTGTCTCTCGATGTCGCGGACCGGAACGGCGGGTTCGCCTACGGCAACAACCGCGCGATCCGTCCGACGCTGTCCGCTCCCGACCCGCCGCGCTACGTTCTCCTGCTCAACTCCGACACCGAGGTCCGGGCGGGTGCGATCCGCGCGCTGGTCCGGTTCATGGACGCGCGCCCCGAGGTCGGGATCGCGGGCAGCAGTTTCGAGAACCTCGACGGGACCGATTGGCCGTTCGCGTTCCGTTTCATCCGGCCCCTGTCCGAGTTGGACCGCGGGCTCAAGTTCGGTCCGGTTTCCAGGCTCCTGAAGCGCTACGTTCCCGCCCGCCTGATGGACCAGACGCGGCCCCAGCAGGTCGATTGGGTCGCCGGCGCGAGCATGATAATTCGGCACACGGTGTTCGAGAAGATCGGGCTGCTCGACGAGGACTACTTCCTTTACTTCGAAGAGGTGGATTTCTGCCTCCGCGCCGCCCGGCAGGGCATCGCCTGCTGGTACGTCCCCGAAAGCCGCATCATGCACATCGCCGGTCAGAGCAGCGCCCTGACCAAGCGCGACGCGCGGCCGCCCCGCACGCCCGCGTACTGGTTCGCCTCCCGCCGCCGCTATTTCCGTAAGAACTACGGTCTGGCCGGGGCCGTCGTCGCGGACCTCGCGTTCGGGTTCGGCCATTCGCTCTGGCGGGTGCGCCGCGCGATCTTCCGCAAGCCCGACACCGATCCCCCGCACTCGCTCACCGACCACTGGCGCAACAGCGTGTTTCTCAACAGAAATCGCTAA
- a CDS encoding DUF1552 domain-containing protein, giving the protein MFRTPLSRRHVLRGAGAALALPFLDAMLPRLQSAPSSFKPWAKSIGPAPRMIFCYVPNGVNIFEWVPKDDGEKYALSPTLDTLKDHRSDFTVISGLGHPAAQGGHSGADTWLTAANLKGKPGADYTNTVSVDQVAAQLHGKKTRFPSLQISDKGGTGNALHSNTLSFDANGTPMPAESSPRRLFERLFVPDAASDRAATLKRYAERRSILDDVAAESAALNSKLGPKDRMKMDEYLTSVRATEKQVERLQGWVDRPKPDVKDGGLQLNSKPEDGHDRPMWLDVMLELSYLAFVTDLTRVVTFEWSREASGYGGAGENHHELSHHGGDPGMLGKLAVIDRFHLTKLARFLGLLKATTDGDGTVLDRTVVMYGSGMNSGAGGEHSPKNLPLLVAGGRKLGLKHGRHLAHNPAKAPPLSNVLLSLVQKAGVETQKFADSTGTLTGLV; this is encoded by the coding sequence ATGTTCCGCACCCCGCTCTCTCGGCGCCACGTTCTGCGGGGCGCCGGCGCCGCCCTGGCGCTGCCGTTCCTCGACGCCATGCTGCCCCGCCTCCAGTCCGCGCCGTCCTCGTTTAAGCCGTGGGCCAAGTCCATCGGCCCCGCGCCGCGGATGATCTTCTGTTACGTGCCCAACGGCGTGAACATCTTCGAATGGGTGCCGAAGGACGACGGTGAGAAGTACGCCCTTTCACCCACGCTCGACACGCTCAAGGACCACCGCTCGGATTTCACCGTGATTTCGGGGCTCGGCCACCCCGCCGCGCAGGGCGGGCACAGCGGCGCCGACACGTGGCTCACCGCCGCGAACCTGAAGGGCAAGCCGGGGGCGGACTACACGAACACCGTGTCCGTTGACCAGGTCGCGGCCCAACTGCACGGGAAGAAGACCCGGTTCCCGTCGCTCCAGATCTCCGATAAGGGCGGGACCGGGAACGCCCTGCACTCGAACACGCTCTCGTTCGACGCCAACGGGACGCCGATGCCCGCCGAGAGCTCGCCCCGCCGCCTCTTCGAGCGGCTGTTCGTGCCCGACGCCGCCAGCGACCGGGCGGCCACCCTCAAGAGGTACGCCGAGCGGCGCTCGATTCTCGACGACGTCGCGGCCGAGTCCGCCGCCCTCAACAGCAAGTTGGGGCCGAAGGACCGGATGAAAATGGACGAGTACCTGACGAGCGTCCGGGCCACCGAGAAGCAGGTCGAGCGGCTCCAGGGCTGGGTCGATCGGCCCAAACCGGACGTCAAGGACGGTGGGCTGCAACTGAACAGCAAGCCGGAGGACGGCCACGACCGGCCGATGTGGCTCGACGTCATGCTGGAGCTCTCGTACCTCGCGTTCGTCACCGACCTGACGCGGGTCGTCACCTTCGAGTGGAGCCGGGAGGCGAGCGGGTACGGGGGGGCCGGGGAGAACCACCACGAGCTGTCGCACCACGGCGGGGACCCGGGGATGTTGGGCAAACTCGCCGTGATCGACCGCTTCCACCTCACAAAGCTCGCCCGGTTCCTGGGCCTCTTGAAGGCCACGACTGACGGAGACGGCACGGTCCTCGACCGGACAGTCGTCATGTACGGGTCCGGGATGAACAGCGGTGCGGGCGGCGAGCACTCGCCCAAAAACCTGCCGCTCCTGGTTGCCGGCGGGCGCAAGCTCGGGCTGAAGCACGGGCGCCACCTGGCCCACAACCCGGCCAAGGCCCCGCCGCTGTCCAACGTGCTGCTGTCGCTGGTTCAAAAGGCCGGCGTCGAGACCCAGAAGTTCGCCGACAGCACGGGCACTCTGACGGGGCTCGTGTAA